One region of Pagrus major chromosome 7, Pma_NU_1.0 genomic DNA includes:
- the efhd2 gene encoding EF-hand domain-containing protein D2 encodes MATDELTSKLTRRLQIEEGAEDPVAVDVSEQQNGSEEKPKIANADSELGAKLMRREELNEGQGERCQPSMKVFNPYTEFKEFSRNQIRDMEKMFKMYDAGKDNYIDLMELKLMMEKLGAPQTHLGLKNMIKEVDEDLDNKLSFREFLLIFRKAAAGELAEDSGLCVLARLSEIDVSTEGVKGAKTFFEAKVHAISESNRFEAEIRQEQEAKKKQAEEQKQRRAAFNDLKSAFK; translated from the exons ATGGCTACAGACGAGCTCACGTCCAAGCTCACCCGTCGGCTGCAGATTGAAGAAGGAGCCGAGGACCCTGTTGCTGTGGACGTCTCCGAACAGCAGAATGGGTCGGAAGAGAAACCGAAGATAGCCAATGCAGACTCGGAACTGGGCGCTAAACTGATGCGAAGAGAGGAGCTGAACGAGGGGCAGGGAGAGCGCTGCCAGCCCAGCATGAAGGTCTTCAACCCCTACACCGAGTTCAAAGAGTTCTCCCGAAACCAGATCAGAGACATGGAGAAGATGTTCAAAAT GTATGATGCTGGGAAAGACAACTACATTGACCTGATGGAGCTGAAGCTGATGATGGAGAAGCTAGGAGCTCCACAGACACACCTCGGCTTGAAAAACATGATCAAGGAGGTGGACGAGGACTTGGACAACAAGCTCAGCTTCAGAGAG TTCCTGCTGATCTTCAggaaggcagcagcaggagagctgGCAGAGGACAGCGGCCTCTGTGTCCTCGCTCGTCTTTCTGAAATCGATGTTTCAACAGAGGGGGTCAAAGGAGCCAAGACTTTCTTTGAGGCCAAA GTCCATGCCATCAGTGAGTCCAACCGGTTTGAGGCGGAGATCCGCCAGGAACAGGAGGCCAAGAAGAAgcaggctgaggagcagaaacagagacGCGCTGCCTTCAATGACCTTAAGTCAGCCTTCAAATGA